DNA from Pelobacter propionicus DSM 2379:
CCACGACGATCAGGTTGCAGGAACGCAGTATATCGGCGTAGCGACGCCACAGTCCCAGTTCCAGGAAGGAGTCGCTGCCGATGATGAAGTACAGCTCCGCCTGGGGGTGCTGCTCGCGGAACGTGCCGATGGTATCGATGGAGTAGGATTTTCCGGGGCGCTGTCCCTCGATCTCGGAGAGCTCGAAAGCCCGGTTTCCGGCGATGGCCAGTCTGACCATCTGGCAGCGCTGATGGAAGGGCACCTCGCCGGCCAGCGGTTTGTGGGGAGGATCTGCAACCGGAATGAACAGCACCCGATCCAGCCCGCACAACTCGCGTGCCTCCTCGGCGATGCGCAGATGGGCCATATGTATGGGATTGAACGTGCCACCCATCAGGCCGATTTTCATGACAGGCGAAACCATTACTGCGACATTCCCTTCTTCCTGATGATCAGCATAGCCAGCGCCCGTTCAGCCTCATGGGCCAGGGTGCGCAGTTCAGCAAGACAGGCCATCGGATCATCCATCTCAACCGAAACCAGCAGCACCGCCACCGCCCTGTTGCCCAAGACCACCGGGAGCACAAACAGGGACGCATCCCCGGGCAGCTCCAGCAGCTGGAGGATCCGCCGGTTCTCCGGCGTATCCATCAGGGGACCCAGGGAGTATCTCCTCCCTTCGGCCACATCCCGCACTACCGATGACTCGTGCAGAACCAGGTCATCGGTCTCAATCAGGTCGATCCTTCTGCCATTGCTCACTCCGCGCCACCCAACGGCACCGGTTCCCCGCATCTGAAACAGCGCGCCCGTGCCAAATAGTTGGCCCATGTGCTCGATCAGCAGATCACCCACCTCATCGGTGGAACCCGCCCGAGCCAGTTTTCCGGAGGTGCGTTGCGGAACAGCCGGTCGTGCGATCGTTTCCGAGCAGCTCCCTTCGCCTGCCAGAGCCTCGTTCAGGCAGGAAAAATCCTCATACTCAACCGCCTCGTCCTGCCTGGGGCGCTGTTCCTCTTCCGGCATGGCCGCTTGCCCCGGACAGGGAGGGGAGTTCCTGCGCCTCAGGTCCGCAAGCCGGCGGTAACGCGACTCGCCGCCGCTGATCCGGTAGTATCTGGCCTGGGCATCTGAAATGCGAACATCGGGAGCGATGTAGGGCTGCACCACGCATCCGGTCATAAAGGCTATGTCTTCCAGTGCCCTGAAATCGTTCGGGTCGCTCATGGCCAGCCCCAGGCGGTTTCGTTCCAGCTTGAAGGGCATGACGTTGTACTTTACCGCCATGGAGCGGGAAAAATCGCGAATAAGATCTCCGGGAATCGATGACAGCTCGGAACGGCCGACAAAGGGGACCCCCAGCTTGGCGCTTAAGGCACGGCCGAGAGCGTTTTCCTCCACATAGCCCAGTTCAAACAGGGCGCTGCCCAGCTTGATGCCACGGCCAGCCTGGCTCTCCAGCGCCTCTTCCAGTTGGGTGTTCGTGATCAGCCGATCGCGGAGTAACAGCTCTCCCAGTCGTAATTCCATTACGCACTCCCTCGCTCTAAAGCGATGACCGCAGGAACCATCACGATCTCCATCAGGGAAATCCCCGGCCACGCGCCGCGGGGCCTAGTCATCCGTGAAACCATGGCTGCTTCTGATCACGAAGCGCGGCCGATGGCGCACTTCCTGGTAGATCTTGCCCACATATTCGCCCACGACTCCGATCCCCAGGATGATGATGCCGGCAAAGAAGAGCAGGATCGCGAACAGAAGCAGGCTCCACTCCAGCCCGGCGCCCACAAGGAAGCGCCAGATCAAAAGAAGCAGCGTGAGCAGGGCAGCGAAGAACGTGGTGGCCAGGCCGAGGCGGGTGAACAGGCGCAGCGGCATGATCGAGCAGGAGGTGATCTGGTCGCCAGTTCCGCGCAGCAGAGCGGAGAGCGGAACGTTCCCCTCACCGCTGCCGCGTTCGGCGTGAAGGCCACGAACCTCCGCCGGGTTCGAGCAGAAGGAGTAGGCCAGGACCGGAATACTGGTGGTGGTCTCCCGGCAGCGGTTGATGGTGGCTACGATATCCCGATGGTAGGCCCGCAGCGTGCAGCCGGGATCGCTCATGCGCATGCCGGTCAGGGCGGTGCCGGCCAGGCTGAGCAGCCGCGTCGCCACCCGACGGAGAGCGCGGTCCTGGCGCTTCTGGCTCACGATCCCGACCAGGTCGCGCCCCCGTTCCATCTCGGCCACAAGCCGCGGAATCTCTTCCGGCGGGTCGCTCAAATCGGCAGCCAGCGTGACAACGACCACCCCCCTGGCTTTTCCGAAGCCGGCCAGGAAGGCCGTCTGGCCGCCGAAGCTACCGTTAAGTTCGATGATCTTGACACCGGGATACTCCTTCGCCATACCACGGAGAATCTGGGCCGAGCGGTCGCGGGAACCGTCATCGGAGAAAATGATCTCAAACGCCTTGCCCATACCCTGCAAAACCGGGTAGAGCCGCTCCATGAAGGGGGTCAGATTGTATTCATCATCGCGAACCGCAACAACGATGCTCAGATAGGGATGATTCATGGGCTGCTCACGCCATCAGCCCGCCGACAGTTCAGTCAGCAACTCCTGACCATACAGCCCCTTCTGCCAGTCGCGCATGCCGGCGATGCCGTCCAGTGCAGCGATACTGGCGGGATTGGCATCGGCGATCCCCTCCAATAGCCAGTTGGGAGCTATCACCCCCGGCTCGAGCCCCAGCCTGCGGCTCTCCCCCTGGCGCCAGGATTTGAGGCACTTGATGCGTTCCTTTGTTCCGTCGACAGGCTCCTCGCGCTGCAAACGGGGAAAACGGGGCAACCGTTCCTCGGGCAGTACCAGGGCGTCGGCCACGGCTGACAGAACCCTTTCGCCAAGACGCTGGATCTGCCCGGGGGTCATGCCCTTGATGAACGACAGTTCGGCCAGGGAGCGGGGTTTCTTTTCTGCTATTTCCAGCAGCGTATCGCCCGAGATGACCTTGAAAGGCGGGCGGTCCAGTTCCCGCGCCTGGCTGTCGCGCAGCTGCAGGAGTTCTTCCAGCACCGCGAGCGCCCGTCCCCGCAGCTTGCCGGCTCCCTTGCAGGCGAGAAACAGCGGACCCTCTTTCTCGCTGACCCTGGCCTGGCAGACCAGGCGGCACTCCTCCTCCAGCCAGGCCAGGCGCCCCTTCTCCAGCAGTTCGTCCCGCAGCATGTCGTACAGGCGCAAAAGGTCGGCGGTATCGGCAACGGCATAGGCGCGCATCTCGGGGGAGAGCGGGCGCTTGCTCCAGTCTGCCTTCTGGTATTTCTTGTTCAGTTCGATGCCGAAACGAGCCTTGAGCAGCGCGGCCAGACCGAATTCGGTGATACCCAGCAGGCGCGAAGCGATCATGGTGTCGAACAGGTTCGTCACTTCGATGCCATGATCGCGGTGCAGCGAGCGGATGTCATAGTCGGCACCGTGCATGACGATCAGTATGTCCCGGTTGCCCAGCGGAGCGGCCAGCGGCGACAGATCCTTCAGTGCCAGGGGGTCGATCAGCCAGCTCTCGGTTCTGGTTGATATCTGTATCAGACAGACTTTTTCGCGGTAGTGGTGCAGCGAATCCATCTCCAGATCCACGGCAACTTCTCGTTCGGAATTGATACTGCCGGCCACTTCGGCCAGCCTCCCTCCGTCGGTTATCATTTCGCAGGCCCCCGCCCGCTGTTCCAGTGATGTCAAACGCTAAACTCCCTCAGTATTTTGTACGTTGTCGTGCGTTGGGCGGCCTTGAATCCCGCCCCGGCGATCAGGGCCACCATCTGGTCGCGGGACATGCGGAAGCGGCATCCGGCGGCTGCCACGACGTTTTCCTCCAGCATGGTGCCCCCCAGATCGTTTGCGCCAAAGGAGAGCGAAACCTGCGCCAGCTTGGCCCCCTGGGTGACCCAACTGGCCTGGATGTTGGGGATGTTGTCCAGCACGATCCGCGACAGAGCCAGGACCTTCAGGTATTCGACTCCGGTAGCGGTTTCGCCCCCCAGCTCGGTGTTACCGGGCTGGTAGGTCCAGGGGATAAAGGCGGTGAACGATCCGCCGTCATCCTGCAGTTCGCGCACGCGGAACAGATGCTCCACGATGTCTTCCAGCCGCTCTCCGCAGCCGAACATCATGGTGGCCGTGGTGGGCATGCCCAGCCTGGCCGCCTTGAGCATCACCCTGCTCCACTGGCGCCAGCCGATCTTGTTGGGGGATATAGCGCCGCGCACCTCATCCACCAGGATCTCGGCGCCCCCCCCCGGGATGGAATCAAGCCCGGCACGATGCAGCCGTTCGAGCGCGGTATCGATGGTCAGTCCGGAAACCCTTGCTATGCAGGTGATTTCGGCAGGTGAGAGCGAGTGGTTCTGCACCGAGGGAAAGCGCGTGCCGATCTCGCGGAACAGCTCCTCGAAGTAATCGATGGTGAGGGAAGGATTGAGCCCCCCCTGCATAAGCAGTTGGGTGCCTTCCAGCTCAACCAGTTCAGTTATCTTGGTGAAGATCTCGTCCGGCGTCAGAACGTAGGCGTCTTTAGCAGCGGCGTCCCGGTAGAATGCGCAGAACGAGCAGCGGGATTCGCAGATGTTGGTGTAGTTAACATTGCGGTCAACGACAAAGGTAACCCTGTTTTCAGGATGATAGCGCCGTCGTATTCCATCCGCCTCCCTGCCCAACGCCAGCAGATCGGCATGTTTCAGGAGTTGGAGCGCTTCGTCCCGCTCCAGACGGTGGTGTGTGGCTGGTATTTCATGGGTGCTGGTTTGTGTCATTCACTCTGCGATTTCTCTGTTTGTAGTTCCCAAGATCCGTTCCCTCAAGACGCGGCAGGTCATTCGCGGGGCAGCCCCGAGTCCGTGCCGATCCTGCACTGTACGTAGCTCTCAGTGGAGCTTCAGGAAGAGCGTCTCCACCGCGCCACTGCCACGAAAGCGGACCTGCAACCGCAGTTCGCGGACCGTGGGCGCTTCTCCGGGAAAATAGATGAAGCCGCTTGCCAGGGAACCGTCGGGAATAATTTTGCCCTCGATCCCCTTTTCACGGAGATCCTCACCAATCTTGAAACTCCGGCCGCGCTCGGCATCGCTCCCTGACGCACCGCCGATTACCGCGCCCCCGGCGCCACCGATAACGCCTCCCTTGACAGTTGCCTCTCCAACGCCATGGCCCGACACGATGCCTACGGCCAGCCCCAGCAGTGCTCCGGCCGCGGCGCCATAGGCGGCGCCCTTGCCCGCACCGCCGGCAACCGCGCCACCCTGGGTGCTCTTTTCTACCCGCTCTACCGCCACACCATTGGAGAGAATCTTCCAGTAGCTGTTACCCCTGTCCACCAGGAACGTCTGTCCGGAGACGATTTCAACCCC
Protein-coding regions in this window:
- the nadD gene encoding nicotinate (nicotinamide) nucleotide adenylyltransferase — protein: MKIGLMGGTFNPIHMAHLRIAEEARELCGLDRVLFIPVADPPHKPLAGEVPFHQRCQMVRLAIAGNRAFELSEIEGQRPGKSYSIDTIGTFREQHPQAELYFIIGSDSFLELGLWRRYADILRSCNLIVVERPGRQVNDPLSALPVDIRGELRYTPASRSLEHVGGTRVHFFAGCLLDISSSEIRRLAATGRSITYLVPPQVEAYIKEQRIYSECP
- a CDS encoding GspE/PulE/PilB domain-containing protein, translated to MELRLGELLLRDRLITNTQLEEALESQAGRGIKLGSALFELGYVEENALGRALSAKLGVPFVGRSELSSIPGDLIRDFSRSMAVKYNVMPFKLERNRLGLAMSDPNDFRALEDIAFMTGCVVQPYIAPDVRISDAQARYYRISGGESRYRRLADLRRRNSPPCPGQAAMPEEEQRPRQDEAVEYEDFSCLNEALAGEGSCSETIARPAVPQRTSGKLARAGSTDEVGDLLIEHMGQLFGTGALFQMRGTGAVGWRGVSNGRRIDLIETDDLVLHESSVVRDVAEGRRYSLGPLMDTPENRRILQLLELPGDASLFVLPVVLGNRAVAVLLVSVEMDDPMACLAELRTLAHEAERALAMLIIRKKGMSQ
- a CDS encoding glycosyltransferase, with translation MNHPYLSIVVAVRDDEYNLTPFMERLYPVLQGMGKAFEIIFSDDGSRDRSAQILRGMAKEYPGVKIIELNGSFGGQTAFLAGFGKARGVVVVTLAADLSDPPEEIPRLVAEMERGRDLVGIVSQKRQDRALRRVATRLLSLAGTALTGMRMSDPGCTLRAYHRDIVATINRCRETTTSIPVLAYSFCSNPAEVRGLHAERGSGEGNVPLSALLRGTGDQITSCSIMPLRLFTRLGLATTFFAALLTLLLLIWRFLVGAGLEWSLLLFAILLFFAGIIILGIGVVGEYVGKIYQEVRHRPRFVIRSSHGFTDD
- a CDS encoding ribonuclease D; translated protein: MTSLEQRAGACEMITDGGRLAEVAGSINSEREVAVDLEMDSLHHYREKVCLIQISTRTESWLIDPLALKDLSPLAAPLGNRDILIVMHGADYDIRSLHRDHGIEVTNLFDTMIASRLLGITEFGLAALLKARFGIELNKKYQKADWSKRPLSPEMRAYAVADTADLLRLYDMLRDELLEKGRLAWLEEECRLVCQARVSEKEGPLFLACKGAGKLRGRALAVLEELLQLRDSQARELDRPPFKVISGDTLLEIAEKKPRSLAELSFIKGMTPGQIQRLGERVLSAVADALVLPEERLPRFPRLQREEPVDGTKERIKCLKSWRQGESRRLGLEPGVIAPNWLLEGIADANPASIAALDGIAGMRDWQKGLYGQELLTELSAG
- the mqnC gene encoding cyclic dehypoxanthinyl futalosine synthase, producing the protein MTQTSTHEIPATHHRLERDEALQLLKHADLLALGREADGIRRRYHPENRVTFVVDRNVNYTNICESRCSFCAFYRDAAAKDAYVLTPDEIFTKITELVELEGTQLLMQGGLNPSLTIDYFEELFREIGTRFPSVQNHSLSPAEITCIARVSGLTIDTALERLHRAGLDSIPGGGAEILVDEVRGAISPNKIGWRQWSRVMLKAARLGMPTTATMMFGCGERLEDIVEHLFRVRELQDDGGSFTAFIPWTYQPGNTELGGETATGVEYLKVLALSRIVLDNIPNIQASWVTQGAKLAQVSLSFGANDLGGTMLEENVVAAAGCRFRMSRDQMVALIAGAGFKAAQRTTTYKILREFSV